Proteins from one Mucilaginibacter jinjuensis genomic window:
- a CDS encoding RagB/SusD family nutrient uptake outer membrane protein, translating to MTKKYIYIAIVGSLAFSASSCKKSLDQPILGTYEADKYFNSLANATAGVNAAYVPLNYTDAFANEVWVLGDVASDDAVKGGLAGDQADIDNINNFNILNTNAAVEGVWGRYYDGISKANFVIGGLTDANKAVPDASKATIVGQAKFLRAYYYFTLTNSYGDIPLRLQVATADNLGAPAVPQAQIYAQIEKDCTDAAAALPTTWSGADAGRATKGAALALLAKTYLFEQKWALAASTAQQVEALGIYSLTNKFTDNFTAATKNNTEAIFSILHTAGLSPKQGNGLNQAFAPRGALNGYGFFQPTQSLVDNFEKSTGGVDDPRLDYTVARAGHPYFDVAYDPTWSNTGYMTKKQIQPLSEIPVSTKGDGNLNVEAIRFADVLLIEAEALNESGSSPAALIPLNKIRKRARESYLYDSSLGSPTVPAGLLPDITTTSQASLRDIIRKERRSELAMEFGRFYDIIRYGSAYATNAMKDIPNFSYANNKFFPIPQSERQTNPLLGK from the coding sequence ATGACAAAGAAATACATATATATAGCGATAGTTGGGAGCCTGGCCTTTTCGGCATCCAGCTGCAAAAAATCATTAGATCAACCCATATTAGGAACGTACGAGGCCGATAAGTATTTTAATTCATTGGCCAATGCTACGGCTGGTGTAAATGCAGCTTACGTACCGCTTAATTACACCGATGCATTTGCAAATGAAGTTTGGGTATTGGGCGATGTTGCCTCTGATGATGCCGTTAAAGGCGGTTTGGCTGGCGATCAGGCTGATATTGATAACATAAACAATTTTAACATACTCAATACCAATGCTGCGGTAGAAGGTGTGTGGGGTAGATATTATGATGGCATTTCGAAAGCTAATTTTGTTATTGGCGGCTTAACGGACGCTAACAAGGCCGTACCTGATGCCAGTAAAGCAACCATTGTTGGCCAAGCCAAATTTTTAAGGGCTTATTATTATTTTACCTTAACTAACAGCTATGGTGATATTCCATTGCGCTTACAGGTTGCCACTGCCGATAATCTGGGAGCACCTGCTGTGCCACAAGCACAAATTTATGCCCAGATAGAAAAAGATTGTACAGATGCTGCTGCTGCATTGCCAACAACCTGGAGCGGCGCCGATGCAGGGCGTGCTACCAAAGGAGCAGCTTTAGCATTATTGGCCAAAACCTATTTGTTTGAACAGAAATGGGCTTTAGCTGCATCAACAGCGCAACAGGTTGAGGCTTTGGGCATTTATTCATTAACCAATAAGTTTACTGATAATTTTACCGCAGCAACTAAAAACAATACAGAAGCTATATTCTCGATACTACATACCGCAGGCCTGAGTCCTAAACAAGGCAATGGCCTTAATCAGGCATTTGCGCCCAGGGGGGCGTTAAATGGTTACGGATTCTTTCAGCCTACTCAAAGTTTGGTGGATAATTTCGAAAAATCAACCGGTGGGGTAGATGATCCAAGATTGGATTATACCGTGGCACGTGCCGGTCACCCTTACTTTGATGTGGCTTATGATCCAACCTGGTCAAATACAGGTTATATGACTAAAAAACAAATTCAGCCTTTATCAGAAATTCCAGTTTCAACTAAAGGTGATGGTAATTTAAATGTCGAAGCTATCCGTTTTGCCGACGTGTTACTAATTGAAGCGGAAGCATTAAATGAGTCTGGAAGTAGCCCTGCCGCTTTGATACCACTTAATAAGATCAGGAAACGTGCCCGCGAAAGTTATTTGTACGATAGCTCGCTGGGAAGCCCAACCGTACCTGCCGGTTTGTTGCCCGATATTACAACAACCAGCCAGGCATCGCTTCGTGATATTATCCGTAAGGAAAGACGTTCAGAATTGGCTATGGAATTCGGTCGTTTCTATGATATTATTCGCTATGGAAGTGCCTATGCAACCAATGCGATGAAAGATATCCCGAACTTTAGTTATGCCAATAATAAGTTCTTCCCGATTCCGCAGAGCGAACGCCAAACTAATCCTTTATTAGGTAAATAA